From the genome of Hymenobacter gelipurpurascens:
CGGGCTTGGTCTGCCGCCCCGCCAGCGGCACCGCTTTTACGGGGGCCTCCTGGGTTCCGGCAGCGGGCGGGGTAGTCTGTTTTTCGCCCTGGCCTAGCGCGGCCGCGGGGGCAACTACAGGCCTAGCAAGGGCCATCAGACCAGTTTCTGGGGCAGACTGCAGAGCTTCCGCTTGCACCTGGAAAGCGCCCAGCCAGAGGCTCAAGCAACACAAAAGAGGTTTCATATAGATACGTAATGCTAGGTTTCAGCCTTGGCGCTGGCAACTTACGGGGTTTCGGCAACTCCGGGCCTTCCTATCGACCAACAGGCCCGGCCCGCCCCCACAGATGTTGGAAGGCAGACCGGGCTTGCTAGCCTATGCGCCGAAACGGCTTAGCGCTTGCCGTGACCAGCGCCCGATTTATCGTGGCCAGCGGCATGCGTGCTGCCGGTCTGGCGGTTGCCGTGGCTCCGGTCGCCGCGGGCCGAGCGCTCTGGGCGGATTCCTTTGGCAGCTTTAGCATCAGAGCGAGCCACTGTGCTTACGGCTGCTCCTTTCGCAGCGCCTGTGAGCGTGGTGGTGGTGGCCACTGCGCTTACAGCCTGCCCATGATTTACGGGAGCCGCTTTCTGGACATCAGCATCGTCCTTATCCTCGTTGTGCTGCTTGGTTTTACCGTCGTGCTTAGCCTGCTTTGGAGCACGGCCGTCCTGAGCAACAGCAGTAGGAGTTTGAGCTAGGGCAGCAAAAGTGCACAACAGAGCAGCGGCCGAAAGAAGTGTCTTTTTCATGATGTGGGGAGTACAGTAGGTTGAAGAACACTACAAACCTATTTCTACAAGATGATGCCAACATGATAAGGTACCTTCAGCCAAAGCCAACCTTTCCGGCCTCACTCTCGTGCTTGTTGCTGGCCGACTGAGCCAGCACCTTTTCTATGCATGTGGGCCAGTAGCCAGCACAACTCTTTACTTTTCCGCTTCATACGCTCCGACGACGCCACTTATGGAAAGCTTGACCAAAATTGAAGACCTGGGCAAACCGCGGGTGGTGATTGTAGGAGGCGGTTTTGGTGGCCTGGAGCTGGCTCAGGCTCTGCGCCACGCTCCCGTGCAGGTTGTGCTGATTGACCGGCAGAACTACCACGCCTTTCAGCCCCTGCTCTACCAGGTAGCCACCGCCGGCCTCGCGCCCGATACCATTGTATCGCCGTTTCGGAAGATTCTGGACGAGCAAGAGAACTTCTACTTCCGGCTGGCTGAGGTGCAGGCCGTAGATACGGAGAAGCAACTGCTGGAAACCTCCATCGGGATGCTGCGCTACGACTATCTGGTGCTGGCCACCGGCGCCACCAGCAACTTCTTCGGCGACCAGCAGATGCAGCAGCACGCCATCACGCTCAAGAGCGTCTCGGATGCCATTGAGCTGCGCAACACAGTACTTTCCAACTTCGAGCAGGCCTTGCAGCTCGGCGATATGGAGAAAATCAATAGCCTGCTCGACTTCGTGATTGTGGGCGGCGGCCCCACGGGAGTGGAAATTGCGGGCGCCCTAAGCGAGCTGCGCACCCACGTATTTCCGCGCGACTACCGGGAGCTGAACTTCAAGGAAATGGACATTCACCTGATTCAGAGTGGCCCGGCCCTGCTGAAAGGCATGTCGAAGGAAGCTTCCGAAAAGTCGTTGGAGTACCTGAAGCAGTTTGGGGTACAGGTGTGGCTTGATCGGCGGGTGAAGTCCTACGACGGTTACACCGTCACGCTCAATACCGGCGAGCAGCTCGTAACCCGCACGCTCATTTGGGCAGCGGGCGTCACGGGCAGCCCCATCAGTGGCCTACGCCCCGACTGCCTCCTACCCGGCAACCGGTATCAGGTAAATGAATTTAGCCAGGTGGCGGGCTACGAAAACATCTTCGCCATCGGCGACATTGCCGCCATGAAAAGCGCGGAGTACCCCGAGGGCCACCCCATGGTAGCGCAGCCCGCGTTGCAGCAAGGCAAGCTCCTAGGTCACAATATCATCCAGCACTTGGCCGGCCGGCCCAAACAGCCCTTCCGCTACCATGACAAAGGCAGTATGGCCACCATCGGCCGCAACCACGCCGTAGCCGACATCAAGCTTTTTGGTCAGGACTTACGCCTGAACGGTTTCGTGGCCTGGCTGGCCTGGAGTCTGGTGCACGTACTCTCGTTGGTGAGTTTCCGCAATCGCCTGCTGGTGCTCCTTAATTGGGGCTGGAGCTATCTGAGCTACGATAAAGGCCTGCGTTCCATCATTGGGAGTAGTAAACCGCTGGTACCGCTGGAGCAGCCCCACGAAGAAAAGGCAGTGACCTAACCTTTGGGCATACGTAGGGGCAGAAAATAAAAAAGGCCTTCCCAATTGTGGGAAGGCCTTTTCAGTGGAGCTGCAGGGATTCGAACCCTGGTCCAGACAAGGAGAGCGTCGAGCTTTCTACGTGTGTATCTATGCTTAAATTTTCGAGACATTCCAGGCGCACATCAGGCCCTTGGTTTGTCCTTATCTGCTTGAGTTTCGCCGAAGGGTCGCAGCGCCCCCAGGACTATCCTACTACTTACGACGCCCCGAACTCACCCGTGAGAAGGAAGACGGGTGCGGGACGATGACAGTGCTTAGTACCTAGACTAGGCAGCCATGGCGTAGCTATACTCGCCGGTTGTTGTTTGGATGAATTTTTGGCGGGAGATTTATCCAACTCCCGACACGCTTACTCGCGACCTGCACAAGCTGTCAATTCCGGTCAGCCCCAATTTAGAAAGAACGAGACCCGCCACAAAGGACGGGGTGCGAATGTACGCACATCAGGGAGAAAACGTTGTGAAAGCTCGAAATTGTTCCCGCTAGGCCAGTCAACAAAGCGTTGTTTTTGCCTTATAGGCTGCTGCTTTTTCTGGCTTGCTAAACCCACAATAATTGTTCTGTTTCCTGTCTTCAACTTGGCCAAGAGCCCTTCCAAAGCCCGGGTTTTCGGGGTATCTTTGTGGCTAGTCGTATGGAGAATTTCGTTGTTTCAGCCCGCAAATATCGTCCCGCCACGTTTCGCAGCGTAGTTGGGCAGCAGCACGTTACCACCACGCTGCAGAACGCCATTGCCTCTCAGCATCTGGCGCAGGCGTTTCTGTTTTGCGGTCCGCGCGGGGTGGGCAAAACCACCTGCGCTCGGATTCTGGCCAAAACCATCAATTGCGAGTTTGTAGAGGAACATGTGCGTAAAGGACGCCCCGTTTCGGAGCTGCTGAAAACGCAGCCCGAGATTGTGCCCGATGCACTTCAGCAGTCTGCCGACCCCGATAACACACCTTTCGAGCTGGAAGCTTGCGGCAAGTGCAGCTCGTGCCGCGCCTTCCAGGAAAGCGCCTCTTTCAACGTACACGAGCTCGATGCCGCTTCCAACAACTCCGTAGAAGACATCCGCAGCCTCGTGGAGCAGGTGCGCTACGCCCCGCAGCAGGGCCGCTTCAAGGTGTACATCATCGACGAGGTGCACATGCTCTCGAATGCGGCCTTCAATGCCTTCCTCAAAACCCTGGAAGAGCCGCCGAGCTACGCCATTTTCATCTTGGCTACCACCGAGCGGCACAAGATCATCCCCACGATTCTCTCGCGCTGCCAGATCTTCGATTTCAATCGGATTCGGGTTGATGATATTCGGGGCCATTTGCGCTACGTGGCTACCCAGGAGCAGATCAAGGCCGAGGACGATGCGCTGCACCTGTTGGCCCAAAAGGCCGATGGTGGCCTACGCGACGCCCTGAGCATGTTCGACCAGATGGTGACCTTCTCGGGCCACGATCTGCGCTATAAGGATGTGGTCCAGAACCTGCATATTCTGGACTATGAGTACTATTTCCGGCTGGTTGATGCTTTGCTGACGGAGAACCTGTCTCAGACGCTCCTGCTGCTGGAAGAGGTAGTCCAGAACGGCTTCGATTTGCACAACTTCGTGGTGGGTGCCGCCGAGCATTTGCGTGGCCTGCTGGTGTGCAAGGACCCCATTACGGTGCAGCTGCTGGAAGTGTCTGATAACATTCGGGCGCGCTATGTACAGCAGGCCCAGGCCGCACCGTTGGCCTTTCTGCTGTCGGGCCTAAACCTGGTAAGCCAGTGCGACCGGGAGTTCAAGCAAGCCAAAAACCAGCGCCTGCACGTAGAGCTGATGCTGATGAAGCTGGCCTACCTCAACGGCGCCGTGCAGTTTGCCCGCGACATGGGTGCTGGCCCCGCCGCCAACGCTCAAGCCGCGTCGCCACAAAACGGCGAGGCAAAAAAAAAAAGTAGCGTAGCTCCTGCAGTTCCCGCCCCCGATGGAATGCTGACCACCAACGGTACGGCAGAAACGGCCGCAGCTTATATTCCGGCAACTGGAAACAGCCCTGCACAACCTGCAGTAGCCACCGTGCCTGCCGCCGCTCCTACCCCCGCTAGGCCACTTGCCCACGCTCCCGCTGACCCCGAGCCGATTGTGCCCATCGAGAGCGGTGTGGAGGAATTGCACAGCACGCCCAGCATTGAGGATGAAGCCGCCACAGAGGTGCCCGCTACCCGGCAGGCTCGCGACACGGTGCCACACGTGGAAATCGGGAGGCCTAGTATTGCCGGCCACGAGCCCGGCCAAACGCCCGTAACGGCAGCCCCCCTGCCCCCACCCCGCCCCGGTTTGCCCACTAGCAAGCCGATAGGCCTAGGCAGCAAGATACCTGGCCTAGGTAGCCTGAGCGCCATGAAAGCGCAAATGGAGCAGCAGGCCGCGGGCAAGGCTGCCTTAGTCGATACGGAACCCAGCGGCCCTACTATGGGCCTGGCCCCCATCAACGATGAGGTGCTGCAGCGGGTGTGGAAAGAGCTGCTGGAAGAGCGCAAGCAGCACAGCATGAGCGAGTACAGCGTGCTGAACCGCCCCGTGCAGGCTAATGAGCAGCACGTAGTAGTGCTCCGCGTGGACAATCCCGTGCAGGAAGACCAGTTCAACGAGTTCCGGGCCGGTTTCCTGGGCGAGCTGCGCCGCCGCACCGGCTACCCGCGCCTCAACGTGCAGGTGGAAGTAGTAGAGCGCGTAGATACCGGCCGCAAGCTCTACACCTCTACCGATAAGCTGGAATACCTGATGGAGAAGTACCCCATGCTTTCTGAAATGAAGCAGAAGCTAGGCCTGGATACCGATTAGGCCCTAGGCCAGTCGGCTGCTTTTTCCGCAGTGCCGCAACTCACAAAAGGACCGTGTGCCCCGAGAGCAAGCCGTTGTAGGCCAGTCGCTCGTAGGACACACGGTCCTTTTTTATGCCTCCCGATGAGGGGCTGGCAAACTCAGCAGTAGGCCACTACGGAGCTTGAAACACCGGGGTAAATACGTGATTCTCATACGCAAATTTTCGCACTTCGCAGGCTGGAGGGCTAAAGCGGGCTTTTTATTCCAATACAGGCCGCCTATCTTTGATTCCTTTATTCCTCGCCCTGCCTGTTGCGTCTGCGTCTATCGTGAAAAAACCCTTTCTGCTTTTCCTCCCGGCTATTGCGGCGCTTAGCCTTACCCAGTGCCAGACCAGCAAGCCGGTAGCCGCCACCGATACTCCTTCGGCCACTACCAGTTCTGCTTCACAGAAGGAATACAAGTACCAGACCGTAGAAGGCGACCCGCTCAAAGCGCGCATCTACACCCTGGACAACGGCCTGACCGTTTACCTCTCCGATTACGACGACGCCCCTCGCATTCAGACCTATATGGCGGTGCGCGCCGGCTCCAAGAACGATCCGCACAACGCCACTGGCCTGGCGCACTATCTGGAGCACATGGTGTTCAAGGGCACCTCCAAGCTAGGCACTCAGAACTGGGCCGCCGAGAAAGTAGAACTCGACAAGATTGAGGCTCTTTACGAGCAGTATCGTGCCCAGACTGATGTGGCCAGCCGCAAGAAGCTCTACCACCAGATTGACTCTGTATCGAGTGTGGCGGCCAAGTATGCCGTAGCCAATGAGTACGACAAGGTGATGGGTGCCATCGGGGCGAAAGGCTCCAACGCTTACACCTCGGTGGAGCAGACGGTCTATCAGGAGGATATTCCAAGCAATCAGATTGAGAAGTGGGCCGCCATTCAGAGCGAGCGGCTGGGCGAGATGGTGCCGCGCCTGTTCCATACGGAGCTGGAGGCGGTGTATGAGGAGAAAAACCGGGGCCTCGACAGCGACTTCCGCAAGGAGTTGGAGATGCTCAACCGCAACCTCTACCAGAAGCACGAGTACGGCACGCAGACCACCATCGGCACGATTGAGCACCTGCAGAACCCGTCTATCACCGAAATCAAAAAGTACTTCGGCCAGTATTACGTGCCGAACAACGTAGCCCTCTGCCTCTCCGGCGACCTAGACTACGACCAGACCATCCGCGTCATCAATCAATACTTTGGCAAGCTGCAAAGCAAGCCGGTACCGGCCTACACGCCTGCCAAAGAATCGCCCATTACGGCGCCTATCGTGAAGGAAGTAATCGGCCCAGATGCGGAGAACGTGATGCTCGGCTACCGCTTCCCCGGCGTGGCGACCCGCGACGCGCTGGTGCTGCGCATGCTGGACAAGATCCTGACCAACGGTCAGGCCGGCCTCATCGACCTGAACCTGAACCAGAAGCAGGCCGTGCTGAGCGCGGCTTCCTTCACGGATATCAACAACGACTACTCCTCGCACATTCTGTACGCTACGCCGCGCCAGGGCCAGAAGCTGGAGCAGGTGCGCGACCTGCTGCTAGGCCAGTTGGAGAAGGTGAAGAAAGGCGACTTCCCAGAGTGGCTGATTCCGGCCATCATCAACAACGAGCAACTGCAGCGCACCAAGAGCTACGAGAGCAACGAGGCTCGTGCTGGCGCCTTCGTGGAGGCCTTCGTGGCCCGCGAAGACTGGAAGGACTACCTGAAGCAATTCGACGATTTCGCGACCATCACGAAGGAAGAAGTAGTGCGTGTGGCGAACCAGTACTACGGCCCTAGCTACGTAGCCGTGTACAAGCGCACCGGCCAGGACCCCAACAAGGTGAAAGTGGTGAAGCCCGCCATTACGCCCGTTCCCGTAAACCGCGAGGTAGCTTCGGAGTTCTACAAAGAAGTAACCAACAAATCTACGCCGGAGCTGCAGCCTGTTTTCCTCGATTACAAAAAGGACATCCAGGAAACCAAGCTGGCTTCGGGCGTGCCGGTGTTCTATACCCGCAACGCCGAGAACAACCTCTTCAACCTGTACTACGTGCTCGATATGGGCACGAACAACGACCCGCGTCTGGGCCTGGCTGCCGATTACCTACAGTACCTGGGCACCGGCAAGTACACGGCTGAGCAGCTGCAGCAGGAGTTCTACAAGCTGGGTTGTTCCTTCGCCGTGAGCAGCGGCCAAGACCGCATTTTTGTGAGCCTGAGTGGCCTAGACAGCAATTTCGAGCCGGCATTGCAGCTGTTCGAGAGCCTGATTAACGCACCCAAGCCTGATGCCGCCGCGTTGCAGAACATGGTGGCCGGTGAGTTAAAGTCGCGCCAAGATGCCAAGCTGAACAAAGGCGTGATTCTGAATCAGGCCATGCTGAACTATGCTAAGTATGGCTCGAAAAACCCCTTCACCAGCCGCCTAAGCGAGAAAGAACTGAAGGCCCTGAAGCCCGAGCAGCTGACCACGCTCATCAAGCAGATTCCAACCTATCAGCACCGTGTGCTGTACTACGGTCCGCGCCCGGCTACTGGCCTAGTAACTACCCTGAACACCGACCACAAGACGCCTGCCACGCTCAAAGCAGTTCCGGCCGCGAAGGACTTCGCGGAGCAGCCCATGAACGCACGGAAGGTGTATTGGGTGGACTACAACATGGTGCAGGCGGAAATCCTGTTCCTGACCAAGGGCGACATCTACGACAAGAACATTGTACCCACAGTAAGCCTCTACAACGAGTATTTCGGGGGCAGCATGGGCAGCATTGTGTTTCAGGAACTGCGCGAGTCGAAGGCACTGGCCTACTCCGCCTCTTCGCGTTACGCCAACGCCGACAAGCTGGGCCGCAGCAGCTACAACCTCAGCTACATCGGGACGCAGAGCGACAAGCTGCCTGAGGCTATGGCCGGTATGGAAGCTCTGCTGAACGATATGCCGGTGGCCGAAGCCAACCTGCAGATTGCCAAGAACGCCATCCGCAACAGCATTGCCACGGAGCGCATCACCAAGTCGGATGTGCTGTTCAGCTACGAGCGCGCCAAGCGCCTGGGCCTCGACTATGATGTGCGCCGCGACGTGTATGAGAAGACGCAGAACATGAGCTTCGCGGATCTGCAGAAGTTTCAGCAGGCGAAAGTGAAAGGCCAGAACCAAACGATTCTGGTTATCGGCTCGAAAGACCGCCTCAATTTCAAGGAGCTAGCCAAGTACGGCCAGGTCCAGCAACTCACGCTGAAAGAGATTTTCGGCTATTAACCGGTAACCGTAGGCCACCTCTAGCCCGTCATGCTCTGACGGGCTAGAGGTGGCCTACGGTTCTACTTCTACTAACCCCACAACTCCTAAATAACTGTCACTTAACACCTGACATCTTTTTCCAATGGCAGAGAAAATCACCATCAAAAACGGCAAGCTGAACGTACCTGACCAACCCATCATTCCTTTTATTGAGGGCGATGGTACGGGTCCGGACATTTGGGCGGCTTCCGTACGAGTATTTGACGCGGCTGTGGCAAAGGCCTACGGCGGGTCGCGCAAGCTGATCTGGAAAGAGGTACTGGCTGGTGAGAAATCTTTCAAGCAGACGGGTAACTGGTTGCCCAATGAAACCCTCGACGCTTTCCGGGAATACCTGGTGGGCATCAAAGGCCCCCTGACAACTCCCGTGGGCGGCGGTATCCGCTCTCTGAACGTGGCCCTGCGCCAGGAACTAGACCTGTACGCCTGCGTGCGCCCCGTGCGCTGGTTTGATGGCGTTCCTTCACCTGTGAAGCACCCCGAGCTGACGGATATGGTCATCTTCCGCGAGAACACGGAGGATATCTATGCCGGCATTGAGTACATGAACGGTACGCCCCAGGCTCAGAAAATGCTGGAATTCCTGCAGGACGAGATGGGCGTGAAGAAAATCCGCTTCCCCGAGACGTCTTCGTTCGGCATTAAGCCTGTGTCGAAAGAGGGCACCGAGCGTCTGGTGCGCGCAGCCATTGAGTACGCCATTTCGCACAACAAGCCTTCCGTGACCATCGTGCACAAGGGCAACATCATGAAGTTCACCGAGGGCGCCTTCAAAACCTGGGGCTACGAGCTGGCTGAGCGCGAGTTCGGCGACAAAATATACACCTGGGCTCAGTACGATAAAGTATTGGCTAAGCAGGGCCAGGAAGTAGCCGACGCGCAGCAGAAAGCCGCGCTGGATGGTGGCAAAATCCTCATCAAGGACAGCATTGCAGATGCCTTCCTGCAGCAGATTCTGCTCCGTCCCGCCGACTACTCCGTAGTGGCTACCCTAAACCTGAACGGCGACTATATCTCCGACGCGCTGGCCGCCATTGTGGGTGGTATCGGCATTGCGCCCGGCGCCAACATCAACTACGTAACCGGTCACGCCATCTTCGAAGCGACCCACGGCACCGCGCCTAAGTACGCCAACCAGGACAAGGTGAACCCCGGCTCGGTTATCCTGTCTGGTGCCCTCATGCTGGAGCACCTAGGCTGGCAGGAAGCCGCCGACCTGATCTACAAAGGCCTCGAAGCCTCCATCGCCTCCAAGCGCGTCACCTACGACTTCGAGCGTCTGATGGAAGGCGCCACCCTGCTAAAGTGCAGCGAGTTCGGCAGCGAGATTATTGAGCGCATGTAGTTAGCTTGGCAATAGCCAATTAATAAGAAAACCCCGCGTTGGCTGTAAGGCTGGCGCGGGGTTTTCATTTCTCTTTACTTCTACATAATGTTAGGATTCTCTGATTCTCGAAAGCCGAATGTCATTATTGCTACGCTGCTTGCACCATTATTACTTATTTGCTCCCTATGCGGAAAGGCTTATCTATTGGAAACTTCTTGGGCAAGCGGCTTTACTTATCGGATAAGTATATACCTGCTGTTCATATTGATGAATATCACATCTCTTTTGATGAGTGGGTATTCGATAGTAACAGTTGTTGCTTACCGTCATATTTGGGAATATCAGCGAGGCAGCATTATTAACATTGTTACATTAACCTCTCTACCTGTCATTCTATTCTGGATATACTGGGCTCTTTCTTTTATAAAACAACAGTCAAATCTAAACTGGTAGAAAGCCACCATACACACTCATGATTCCGAGTATTTGTTGAAAGGCACAACACACCATTGAACAATAGTGAGTTCAGCGACGAGCTTACAATTGCACCCAGTAACATAGACAAGTTATTGCCATCGATAACTTCGCCCGACCTCCTCTATACCGAAAACAGGGCACCCACTGGATGCCCTGTTTCACTTCTGGCATACCTCATCTGCCTGCTATTTCAAGTTTTCCAAATACGCAGCGGCGCTGGTGTTTTTGGGGTTTAGGGCGAGGGAGCGTTGATAGTTTTTGGTGGCTAGCTCTTTGTTGCCAAGCTCGGCGTAGGTTTCCGCGAGGCTGTCGTAGGCGTTGGCACTTTCAGGGTAGAGGCCTACGTTCAGTTTGAATACTTCCAGGGCGTCTTTGGGCTTGGCCTGGCTTAGGAGGCGGTAGCCCCACGCGTTTACCTCATCCTCGGGGAGCTGGTACTGGGGGTTCTTTTTCTTTTCCTGCTTTACTAGAGCATTGGCATGTGAGAAGCCGCGCTTACGAAGCTCCTGGTGCAGCGCCCGGATGGTGGGCGGCAGGCCGAAACCGGCGGTGGCGCGCATGTCGGGGAGGTAATGGGCGGCTATTTCATCCACAAAATTATCAGGGTTGGCGCCCTGCAGGTTGGTCAGCACGATAATGGCCAGCTCATCTTTGGGGTATACAAATAGGGCGTTGCGGCCCCCTCCTACCGGCGCTACGGCCGGGTGCTCGGCCCGCGAGATGGTAGGCCACCCCAGCGCATAGCCGTTCAGGAATCCGCTGAAGCCCCGCTGCGTGCCGTTGTTCAGGACGCCCGGCGTCCAGAGAGCCGGGAGGCTACTGGCTTTCAGGAGTTTCCCCTGCTGCAGGGCTAGTACCCAACGGGCTAGTTCCTCGGCTGTAGAGTTCAGGCCGGCAGCCGTGCGTGTAAACGGCGGAAACATCTCAAATACATTCCGCAGCTGCTTGGAGCGGCCCATTTCCCCATCTACCATATGGTAGAAAGTGTAGCCCCTAGCGGTGTGGGGCACAACATCGTGGGCATCGCCAAACACCGTACGCGGCATCCCGACCACGTTGAGCTGCCTCTCCTGAATAAACTGCGCGAAAGGCTGACCGCTAAGCTTATCGATGATCTGGCCCAGCAGTACATAGTTGGTTTGGTTGTAGGCGAACTTCTCGCCGGGCTGGAAGTCCATGGGCTTGGTTTGCACCTTGGCCCAGATAGCACTGGCATTTTCCTCCGTCAGCAATTCGTCTTCCGACATTACCTCGGGCAGGCCGGAAGTGTGCGTGAGCAGCTGGCGGACGGATACGGGTTGCCAGGCAGCGGGTAGGCCACTCATGTAGCGCGAGGTAGGCGCAGCCAGATCCAGCCTACCGGCTTCTACCAGCTGCATCACGGCCACGCCCGTAAAGGCCTTCGTGATGGAGTTGATGGTGAAGCGCGTTTGTGCAGTTACCGGAATGGAGTCCTGGAGGTTGGCCACGCCATACTGGCCTAGCTTCACAATTTTGCCCCTCTGAACAACAGCCAGCTGTAGGCCCGGAATCCGCTGTTGGCGCATGCGGGCCAGTAGGAAGGCGTCGAGTGTATCGGCGGGCGTTTGGGCGTGGGCCTGGTAGCACCAAATTAGGAGCAGCAGTAGGGTGGCTACCCGGCTGAGCCAGGTGGTGATTGGGAGCGTTTTCATGGGAGAGAAGTAAGAAGTGCGCGTACTGATGAGCCGCCTACTGAGGCTGATGCCGGCAAGATGCGCAAACACCATATAGGGTTGCCCATATATTCTATTTTCTCCCCTTAAGTGGCCTAGGCCACTTCTATGCTATACAGGCCGAACGGATAAAAGCCAGAAACCCGTTGCTGACACACATGTA
Proteins encoded in this window:
- the dnaX gene encoding DNA polymerase III subunit gamma/tau, producing the protein MENFVVSARKYRPATFRSVVGQQHVTTTLQNAIASQHLAQAFLFCGPRGVGKTTCARILAKTINCEFVEEHVRKGRPVSELLKTQPEIVPDALQQSADPDNTPFELEACGKCSSCRAFQESASFNVHELDAASNNSVEDIRSLVEQVRYAPQQGRFKVYIIDEVHMLSNAAFNAFLKTLEEPPSYAIFILATTERHKIIPTILSRCQIFDFNRIRVDDIRGHLRYVATQEQIKAEDDALHLLAQKADGGLRDALSMFDQMVTFSGHDLRYKDVVQNLHILDYEYYFRLVDALLTENLSQTLLLLEEVVQNGFDLHNFVVGAAEHLRGLLVCKDPITVQLLEVSDNIRARYVQQAQAAPLAFLLSGLNLVSQCDREFKQAKNQRLHVELMLMKLAYLNGAVQFARDMGAGPAANAQAASPQNGEAKKKSSVAPAVPAPDGMLTTNGTAETAAAYIPATGNSPAQPAVATVPAAAPTPARPLAHAPADPEPIVPIESGVEELHSTPSIEDEAATEVPATRQARDTVPHVEIGRPSIAGHEPGQTPVTAAPLPPPRPGLPTSKPIGLGSKIPGLGSLSAMKAQMEQQAAGKAALVDTEPSGPTMGLAPINDEVLQRVWKELLEERKQHSMSEYSVLNRPVQANEQHVVVLRVDNPVQEDQFNEFRAGFLGELRRRTGYPRLNVQVEVVERVDTGRKLYTSTDKLEYLMEKYPMLSEMKQKLGLDTD
- a CDS encoding M16 family metallopeptidase; protein product: MKKPFLLFLPAIAALSLTQCQTSKPVAATDTPSATTSSASQKEYKYQTVEGDPLKARIYTLDNGLTVYLSDYDDAPRIQTYMAVRAGSKNDPHNATGLAHYLEHMVFKGTSKLGTQNWAAEKVELDKIEALYEQYRAQTDVASRKKLYHQIDSVSSVAAKYAVANEYDKVMGAIGAKGSNAYTSVEQTVYQEDIPSNQIEKWAAIQSERLGEMVPRLFHTELEAVYEEKNRGLDSDFRKELEMLNRNLYQKHEYGTQTTIGTIEHLQNPSITEIKKYFGQYYVPNNVALCLSGDLDYDQTIRVINQYFGKLQSKPVPAYTPAKESPITAPIVKEVIGPDAENVMLGYRFPGVATRDALVLRMLDKILTNGQAGLIDLNLNQKQAVLSAASFTDINNDYSSHILYATPRQGQKLEQVRDLLLGQLEKVKKGDFPEWLIPAIINNEQLQRTKSYESNEARAGAFVEAFVAREDWKDYLKQFDDFATITKEEVVRVANQYYGPSYVAVYKRTGQDPNKVKVVKPAITPVPVNREVASEFYKEVTNKSTPELQPVFLDYKKDIQETKLASGVPVFYTRNAENNLFNLYYVLDMGTNNDPRLGLAADYLQYLGTGKYTAEQLQQEFYKLGCSFAVSSGQDRIFVSLSGLDSNFEPALQLFESLINAPKPDAAALQNMVAGELKSRQDAKLNKGVILNQAMLNYAKYGSKNPFTSRLSEKELKALKPEQLTTLIKQIPTYQHRVLYYGPRPATGLVTTLNTDHKTPATLKAVPAAKDFAEQPMNARKVYWVDYNMVQAEILFLTKGDIYDKNIVPTVSLYNEYFGGSMGSIVFQELRESKALAYSASSRYANADKLGRSSYNLSYIGTQSDKLPEAMAGMEALLNDMPVAEANLQIAKNAIRNSIATERITKSDVLFSYERAKRLGLDYDVRRDVYEKTQNMSFADLQKFQQAKVKGQNQTILVIGSKDRLNFKELAKYGQVQQLTLKEIFGY
- a CDS encoding NAD(P)/FAD-dependent oxidoreductase; the encoded protein is MESLTKIEDLGKPRVVIVGGGFGGLELAQALRHAPVQVVLIDRQNYHAFQPLLYQVATAGLAPDTIVSPFRKILDEQENFYFRLAEVQAVDTEKQLLETSIGMLRYDYLVLATGATSNFFGDQQMQQHAITLKSVSDAIELRNTVLSNFEQALQLGDMEKINSLLDFVIVGGGPTGVEIAGALSELRTHVFPRDYRELNFKEMDIHLIQSGPALLKGMSKEASEKSLEYLKQFGVQVWLDRRVKSYDGYTVTLNTGEQLVTRTLIWAAGVTGSPISGLRPDCLLPGNRYQVNEFSQVAGYENIFAIGDIAAMKSAEYPEGHPMVAQPALQQGKLLGHNIIQHLAGRPKQPFRYHDKGSMATIGRNHAVADIKLFGQDLRLNGFVAWLAWSLVHVLSLVSFRNRLLVLLNWGWSYLSYDKGLRSIIGSSKPLVPLEQPHEEKAVT
- the icd gene encoding NADP-dependent isocitrate dehydrogenase, encoding MAEKITIKNGKLNVPDQPIIPFIEGDGTGPDIWAASVRVFDAAVAKAYGGSRKLIWKEVLAGEKSFKQTGNWLPNETLDAFREYLVGIKGPLTTPVGGGIRSLNVALRQELDLYACVRPVRWFDGVPSPVKHPELTDMVIFRENTEDIYAGIEYMNGTPQAQKMLEFLQDEMGVKKIRFPETSSFGIKPVSKEGTERLVRAAIEYAISHNKPSVTIVHKGNIMKFTEGAFKTWGYELAEREFGDKIYTWAQYDKVLAKQGQEVADAQQKAALDGGKILIKDSIADAFLQQILLRPADYSVVATLNLNGDYISDALAAIVGGIGIAPGANINYVTGHAIFEATHGTAPKYANQDKVNPGSVILSGALMLEHLGWQEAADLIYKGLEASIASKRVTYDFERLMEGATLLKCSEFGSEIIERM
- a CDS encoding serine hydrolase domain-containing protein, giving the protein MKTLPITTWLSRVATLLLLLIWCYQAHAQTPADTLDAFLLARMRQQRIPGLQLAVVQRGKIVKLGQYGVANLQDSIPVTAQTRFTINSITKAFTGVAVMQLVEAGRLDLAAPTSRYMSGLPAAWQPVSVRQLLTHTSGLPEVMSEDELLTEENASAIWAKVQTKPMDFQPGEKFAYNQTNYVLLGQIIDKLSGQPFAQFIQERQLNVVGMPRTVFGDAHDVVPHTARGYTFYHMVDGEMGRSKQLRNVFEMFPPFTRTAAGLNSTAEELARWVLALQQGKLLKASSLPALWTPGVLNNGTQRGFSGFLNGYALGWPTISRAEHPAVAPVGGGRNALFVYPKDELAIIVLTNLQGANPDNFVDEIAAHYLPDMRATAGFGLPPTIRALHQELRKRGFSHANALVKQEKKKNPQYQLPEDEVNAWGYRLLSQAKPKDALEVFKLNVGLYPESANAYDSLAETYAELGNKELATKNYQRSLALNPKNTSAAAYLENLK